Below is a genomic region from Halostella litorea.
GGGGATGAAGGCGTCGCTGATCTCCCGGGAGGTCATCGCCGACAGCGTGGAACTGGTCGCGTTCGGCGAGCGCATGGACGGGCTGGTCACCATCGGCGGGTGCGACAAGAACATGCCCGGGATGATGATGGCCTCGATCCGGACGGACCTGCCCTCCGTGTTCCTCTACGGCGGCTCGATCATGCCCGGCGAGCACGACGGCCGCGAGGTGACGATCCAGAACGTGTTCGAGGGCGTCGGCGCGGTCGCCGAGGGCGAGATGTCCGAGGACGAACTCGACGACCTGGAGCGCAACGCCTGCCCCGGCGCGGGCTCGTGTGGCGGCATGTTCACCGCAAACACCATGTCCTCCATCGCGGAGGCGCTTGGCTTCTCGCCGCTGGGCGCGGCGTCGCCGCCCGCCGAGGCCGAGTCCCGCTACGAGGAGGCCGAGCGCGCCGGCGAACTCGCCGTGCAGGTCGTCCAGGAGCGGCGCAAGCCCTCCGACTTCCTCTCGAAGGAGTCCTTCGAGAACGCCATCGCGCTGCAGGTCGCCATCGGCGGCTCCACCAACGCCGTCCTCCACCTGCTGGCGATGGCCGCCGAGGCGGGGGTCGACCTCGACATCGAGGACTTCAACCGCATCAGCGAGCGCACCCCCAAGATCGCCGACCTCCAGCCCGGCGGCGAGCGGGTGATGAAGGACCTCCACGACGTCGGCGGCGTGCCGGTCGTCCTCCGGGAACTGTACGAGGCCGACCTGCTCCACGGCGACGCGCTGACGGTCACCGGCGACACGCTCGGCGAGGCCATCGAGAAGCGTGACCCGCCCGCCGTCGACGACATCGACGCCGACTTCCTGCACACCGTCGACGACCCAATCCACGAGCGCGGGGCCATCCGCATCCTGACGGGCAACCTCGCGCCGGAGGGCGCGGTCATCAAGATCACCGGCGAGGACCACCTCCGCCACGAGGGGCCGGTCCGGGTGTTCGAGGAGGAGGAAAACGCCATGAAGTACGTTCAGGAGGGCCACGTCGAGACGGGCGACGCCATCGCCATCCGCAACGAGGGACCCCGCGGCGGCCCGGGGATGCGCGAGATGCTCGGCGTCACCTCCGCCGTCGCCGGCCAGGGCCACGCCGAGGACGTCGCGTTGCTCACCGACGGCCGCTTCTCGGGGGCGACCCGCGGGTTCTCCATCGGCCACGTCGCGCCCGAGGCCGCCGTCGGCGGCCCCATCGCGGCGCTGGAGGACGGCGACACGATCACCATCGACGTCGACGAACTCGAACTCTCCGTGGACCTCTCCGACGAGGAGATCGAGTCCCGCCTCGAGGGGTACGAACACGAACCCAACTACGAAACCGGCGTGCTGGCCAAGTACGGCGCGGCGTTCGACTCCGCGGCTAACGGCGCGGTGACGAACCCCGGCGTCAAGCGGGAGTAGGTCGCCGTCAGTACGAGTAGCCCTCGTCGGCCACGACGAGCCGATCCCCCTCCCCGTCCTCGCGGGCCAGCGGCGCGTACCTGTCGTCCCCGATGTCGGCGACGTATCGCTCGAAGTCGCGGCGGAACCCCGGCTCTGGGTCGTCCCGGAGCGAGACGGCGTGCTCGACCAGATCCGCCTCGGTCACGGCCGCGCCGTCGTCGCCGTCCGCACACCCATAAAACGCCGACCCGGCCAGTTCCCGGTACAGGATCCGCTCGTCGCGGCAGTACATGCACTCCCAGTCCGCCGGCAGGAACTGGACGCCGCGGTCGCCGTGGCGCTCGCAGGTCCGGCGTTCGAGGTCGCCGAGCGGGCGGAGTTCGACGTCGCGGGGGCCCTCGTCGCCGAGTTCGACGACGAAGTACCCGCCGTACGTCGGTTCGTCGGCGTCCGGGGCCGACGCCTGCAGGAACGCGGAGTTGAGCCGACGGTCCGTCAGCCGGCCGAGGTGGGTGTTGCCACAGAAGTGCGCCCGCCCGTCGAAGTGGTCCACCAGCGACCACTTCTCCATGTGGGTGACGAGGACCACGTCGTCCTCGACGTGTTCGGGCGCGTTGGTGAACCGCTGGCCGTCGACGGTGACGTAGCCGTCGGCCGGTATCTCCGTCCCGGCGTCGATCCCGTAGTCGATGTCGCCGAAGTGATCCTGGTTGCCCCACACCCACAGCAGCCCGTGGTCGACCGCGTCGTCGATCCGGTCCAGCAGCGGCTCGACCACCCGGAGCTGCTCGACGCCTAGCTCCCGGTCATGTCGCCACGCCCGCGTGAAGTCGCCGACGTGGACGGCGAGATCGATCGGTTCGTCCTCGACGTCGTCGAGGACGCGCTCCAGCGATCCGACGTCGCCGTGGTTGTCGCCCATGACGAGGATGCACCGGGACATGTTCGTGGCGTGGAACTTCGCCGTCGGAGCGAAAAACGTTGTTCATGTTCGACGGGGAAGGTTCGGAGCCGGCGGCGGCCCGGATCGTCCCGGTCGCGCCGGCGGAGAGGAGTAGTTACAAGAGCGCGGGGACGGGATCGGCGGACATGGAAAAGCAGGAGACGCTCCGGCAGATGCAGGACAGCGGCGTCGTCGCGGTCATGCGCGGCGCGGACGCGGACGCGGTCGTCGACATCGCACACGCGCTCCGCGAGGGCGGCGTCACGGCGCTGGAACTCACCGCCGACACGCCCGGCGTGATGGGCCTCATCGAGGACGTCGTCGACGCGCTCGACGACACCGAGGTCGTCGTCGGCGCGGGCACCGTCCTCGACGCCGAGACGGCCCGGGCGGCCATCCTCGCGGGCGCGGAGTTCGTCGTCTCGCCCTCGTTCCACGAGGACGTGGTCGAGACGTGCAACCGCTACGGCGTCCCCGTCGCGCCCGGCGTCGCCACCCCGACCGAGGCCATCGAGGCGTACCAGGCCGGCGCGGACATGGTGAAACTGTTCCCCGCCTCGGATCTGGGCCCGGGCTACCTCTCCAGCATCAAGGGGCCGCTCGGGCAGGTGCCGATCATGCCGACCGGCGGCGTCGGCCCGGACAACGCCGGCGAGTTCATCGAGGCCGGCGCGGAGTGTGTCGGCGCGGGCAGTTCGCTCGTCGACCACGACGCTGTCGAGCGGGACGACTTCGAGGCGATCACCGAGAACGCCGCGGCGATGGTCGACGCAGTCGAGGACGCGCGGTAGGGGATCCGGGCCACACGCCCGACTCGCCCCGTTTCCTCGGCCGATCAAAAATATTAGGCGTTTCACGGATACCGGCCGGCCGACAATTACGACCCGACGTGAACGAGTTTCCTTGTCCGGACTGCGCCGAGGGGATCGGGTCGCGGGTCCACCGGGAGCACACTGACGCCGGCGTGAAGATCCTGTTCGAATGTGGCGACTGTGAACACTCCTGGGAAGTGACGTTCTGAGCGGGTGCCCCCTGCCGTCCCCGCTGTCGCCCCGCTCCGGACCCATCGCCATGGGGGCTTTCCGGGTCCGCGTCGGCGACACCGAGTTCGCCGTCCCGGGTCCGTTCGTCACGAAAATGGACACATTTTTGCTGAACGATACTAGTCCTCGTACTATGGCAGTCAATACCAGCCGGAACGAGAGCGACGGGGGCATCACGCTCCCCGACGTCGTGCCGTTCGCCCTGTCCAATCCGACCCGCTTGAGCTGGGAGCTGGGCACACGCTCCGTTCGGGGCGAGGACGCGACGGTCCTCGGCAGATGGGACCACCTGAACAGCCGGTGGCGACTGTCGCTTTTCGAGGTCACGAGCGAAACGGCTATCGTCCGCGCCCGGACGCCGGTCGGTCGGGAGCGGTTTTACGGTGCGATCCGGTCGGAGCTCCGGCCGGCCGTCCGGGCGCTCGAAACGTCCGACTCCTGGCAGCAGGTCGAATAGGGCGACCACGACGGGACGTACGCGTTCGTCGCGGACCGGCCGTGAGACGCGGGGTGACGGCGGCGAATGCGGGTGTCTGCCAGGCACGGTATGTGTTCGCCTGAGAGTAGAGAACGTGGCTCCCGACGAGCGTATATACTGACATCTGCTACTTCGGTTGCTAATGAGCGAAGACGACGACCGGAGTTCGGAACTCTCCCTCGACAGCCCGTTCCTGCTCTTTAACCTGTTTCAGTCCGACGTGATCGCGGCGGAGGTCGACTGGGAGAACGAGCGGTTCGTCTTCTATCCCGTCAATTCGATCCCCGTGAAGTAGATGCGGAGCGAGAAGCCCACCGAAGTTTCCTTTTGCCCAGTTTACAAGTAGGGGGAATCGGCACACCGGAACGAACGACAGTCCGACCCCCACCTACCATATCCCTCGGGCTGTCGTTCGTCCGAGCCCTGCGAACTGGGTTCTCGGCAGGCTCAGTTAGTTGAGACTGTCGAGAATGGAAAGTTGGATAATTTCGAGTGGGACCGCCGTGCGCAGTACTTCGGACGTTGCGCAGACCGTGGTGAATGCTAGCTCTGAACATGGTTAGTACGTCTCCTCGATGTACGTTCGTCGGGACTGCATCCGCCGGATCTTGTCCGGCAGGTCGTAGTGCAGCCGGATGGTCTCCGGCGTGGCGTCGACCCGTTCGCCGACCGCCTCCGGCGGCCACCCCTGGTCACGCAGGTACGTGATGACCCCGGAGCGGATCGGGTGCGGCGACCGGCCCGACGGACACCGGGACTCAAAGCCGTGATCGGTCGCCTCGCACTCCTGGGGATCCCGGTCGTGCGGACAGTCGCCGAACCGGCACGGTTGGGTCATGATGTAGATCTCCCGCCGGACGCTCGACGTGGACACGCGCGCCGTGTCCCCGTGTTCGGTCGTGAATAGCGGGCGTCGGCCGTCCTCACCGCTACGCCGGGTCCGGTTCACGTCGATGTACTCCTGTACGCGGTCCGCGACCGTCTGAGTCACACCGACCGCACGCTCGCCTTCGATACCGTTCTTCAGCCGCGTTCCGACGCCGGCGTCGGGCCGGTGCTGGAAGAACACGAACGGCGGATCGGCTTCTTCCAGCACCTCCTCGTCGATGTCGTTCCGGTGGCGCAACCGTTCGAGGTCGGCCTCCTCGAAGTACAGGTCGCACAGGTCGAGCGACCGGAGGCCGCCCACCCGGCATCCTGTATGCCACAGCAGTTCGAACATCGCCTGTCGGCGAGTCGCGCGGGCGTACCGGTGCAGGTTCTCGCGGAGTTCCTTCGCACGGGTCGCCTTCAGCTTCTCCTGGCTGACCATCGCCCGGAACTCCTCCGAGGTCGGCACCTCGATCTTCTGCGGCAGGTCCTCGCTGACCGCCTCGATCCGGACGCAAAACCCGAGGAACAGCTTCAGCGTCCCGATCTGGTTGTTCAGGGTCGACACGGCCAGGTCCTCCCCGCGTCGGGTGGACTCGTACTCGAACACGTCCCGGCTCGACAGCTCGGAGAGGTCGTCTATCCCCTCCTCTTCGCACCAGTCCACGAACGGAGCCAGTCGGTACTCGTAGGTCTCTATCGTCGTCTCCGCTCGCGTCGACCGCTGGTGGTCGAGCCACATCTCGACCGCCTCCCGCGGCCCGATCGGCTCCAGGTCGTCGGTCACGCTTCCGACCCCCATTCACTCGCCGCCGTCTGCTGTGCTGGTACCCACGGCTCGACCGTCTCCGGGTCGAAGTTCATCAGGAGCCGCTCGTCGGCCTCCTTGCCGTTCCCCGCAGCGGAGTGGTGGGTCGTTTTCTCGACGGTGTGCCAGTCCTCGTACAGCCCAGGCGGGATCTCCGAGTAGCTGACGATCGCGTAGCCGTCGATGTCATCGAGTGTCTGCTCGAGGGAGGAGTGTTCCGCCGATTCTTGGTAGAAGTCTTCTTTCCCGAAGTACGGTGGGTCGAGGTAGTACACCGTTTCGGGGGAGTCGTACCGTTCGATGACGGTCTGGTAGTCCTCATTGACCACGGAGACGCCCCGGAAGCGTTCGGCCACGTCGTCGATACGGTCGGGGACGTTGCCCCAGTTTCGCGCGTTCCGGCTGCCCTTCTCGTCGTTCGGACTCTCACGCTTGAACCCGCTTTTCGAGGACACTTTCGCGGCGTACTGGCTGTACCGGAGGAACAGCCACCGCCCGGCGTGCTCGAGCTCGTCGTCGGGGCGCTCGCCGGCGAAGAACGCGTCGGCCCATCTATTGTGAAGCTGTTCGGAGAACGGCGTCATCCGGCACCACTCGGCCAGCTCCTCGGGGCGCTGGCGTGCGACGCGGAAGAACGTCACTACGTCGTCGTCCTTGTCGTTGAACACCTCGACCGTACTCCGGGGCTTGTTCAGCAGGACCGCGCCGGAGCCGCCGAAGGGTTCGACGTACGCGGTGTGCGGCGGCAGGTGGTCGATGACCCAGCTGGCGAGCCGGGTCTTGCCGCCGATGTAGGGGAATGCGCTCAGGGTCACGCGGATCCCTCCTGGTTATCCTTCTTGATTCGGGGCGCGAGCATGTACGTCGCCTCGAAACCCCATTCGTCGTGTTCGATCTCGAACTTCGCGGGGAACTCGTCGCCCCACTTGACGAGGAGCCGGTCGGCCTTCCCGCGCTTGATGCCGGCCGCGATGTCCGTCAGGTAGTCGAGACTGAACAACGTCGAGAACGGCTCCACGTCGTCACTCTCGGCCCACGCGCAGTTGGCGAACAGCACCGCATCCTCGGGGTCGGTCCGCCCGTCCTCGTCGTCGGACGGCGTCGTGTTGCCGTCCGCCTGACTCCCCAGCACGAACGTCGAGTCGTCGCGGGTGACGAACGCGTGGTCGTGATTGCTGTCGACGGCCTTGATACCCTGGTTGAACGCTTTCACGCTCGGGTCCGCGCGACAGGGGAGCGTGAGCTCCTCCGGGATGTGGGGATCCTCCCGGAGCATGTCGGTGTCGACGCCGAACCACTCCGTGACGCGGGTGATCTCCTGGTCCGGTCGGGTCACCCGGACGCGCATCCGTGCGGGGTCGTCGAACACATCGATTGCGACGGGGTCACCGTCGCCGCCGCGCTTCCGCGCCCACGTCACGGCGTTCTCGAAGGCAGGCAGCGAGAGGCCGAACGTCGTGGGTTCGTGGACGTCGAACCGTTCGAAGCCCTGGGCGTGGGCGGTCAGGTCGACGAGCGCGACGTTGGCCGGGTCGATGGCCTTCGTGTGGATGCCGTCCTCGTCGAACCGAACGCGGAACTCGTCGGCGACGGGGTCGAGCAGCTCGGCCAGCGATCGGATGGGATCGCCGTTGGTGAGGATGCTGACGGCGGGCTCCTCGTCGGCGTCGGCCGTGAGGTCGTCGGTCCGGTCGTCGGATTCGACGGCGCGGCTCATGCGTCCACCTCCGCGCCCGGCAGGGGCGGCGTAGTGGCGGGGACGGCCCCGACCGCCTCGGCATCGAAGGACTCGACTTCGGCGACGGGCGCGCCGCTGTGGTGCTTTTCGTTGTGGAGCTTCCGGTCGACGTTTGCCCGGATGGGTAGCGTACTCGGGCGGTTCAGCCCGTTCTCCGAGCCGCAGGAAGGGCATACCGCGCGGTGGAAGGTCTTCGTCTCGCGGGACGCGTCGGCGTCGCTCATGCTTCCACCTCTTCGGGGATGCGGTCGGCTCGATGCTCCACCTGGAAGGGAAGAAGGTACCACTCGTCGGGCGTGACGCGGCGGCGGCCGTCGTTGACCCTCTCGGTCTCCAAGAATCGAACATCACACCAGCGCCATGCCGGGAGCAACCGGGTGGTTCCGTCGAACTCTATGATTCGGAGCGTGCCCGAATCGCGTTCGTTCGCGTGAACCACACTGGTTTTCTCGAAGCTTTCCTCCGGAGACTTCGACGTGACGACAGCCGGATTCTGGTAGTTCCGGAGATCGAGCGGATCGGCGTTTTCTGAGTACGCGTTCCCGGATTGACCGCCATCGGTGAGAAGCCGGGGGTCGTGCTCGTCGCTCTCGTACTGCTCGGCGAGCGCGTCCGCGCAGGATTGGCAGACGTAGCCGTCGGGGGTGACGACTTCCTTCTCGCCGTCGCAGCCGGGCGTCTCGCACGCATAGAGGTCGCGGCCGCCGTCGGTGGCGACGCGCTTCGAGGAGACGGGCGTGACGCCGGTAGCGGAGCAGTTCAGGCCGTGGGTGTCGGCCTTGCTGTGGGCGTCGCCGCGGTCGGAGCACTCGTCGATCTCGCCGCAGGTGGTGCAGCGGACGAGGAACGCCTCGGGGTCGTGGGGGTCGTGGACGTACTCGAAGGCGAGGTCGTCGACGCCGTCGGCGGGAGACTCGACGACGCGGCCGCCGTCGGTGACGACTTCGCGGGCGAGATCGGGCGCGCAGTTGCCGCAGGCTTCGAGGCCCTGCTCTCGCGCCCACGATAGGGTGACGGAGCGGGTGGGGCCACTGGCCTTGCTGGCACAGCCGAGCCCGCGGTGGAACGCGTCGCGGTCGGACTCGGGGTTGATGAGCACCGTCCGCGCGGCGTCGGATTTATTTGCAGACGACTCTTCTCGGGTCGTGCGGGCCTTCGAGCCCGCGGATTGAATCGGCGACATCGGTTTCTACCTTGGAACCGCGCCACAGCCGGGCGATGTGGCAGCATCGCCCGGCACGACGAAACCGGCGAGCGACATCTGGACCGAATCGGCGGTTCCATTCCCACAATTAGAACGGTATTGCATAAATGCATCGACTAGTCGAATTAGGGTAGGATTAGAACCAGCGGTATATTGCGAGGTATTAGGTCCACATATCTTGTTACGCATAACAATGAGACAGTCCGGGACATGGATGACAATCTGGGATGACCGGATCTTAGAGATAATCAGGAACGAAGATGCCGGGAGGGTGGGCGATCTCGCCGAGCGGGACGGTATCAGAATATCTCAATCGTCCGTCTCGCGGCGTTGTGGGAAGCTTGCTGACCACGGACTGCTCAAACCACTCGGGAACGGTGTCTACACTATCACGGACCGCGGTAAAGCGTATCTCGACGAAGAATATGATGCTGAGAACGAGGTGTACCTCAATGGCGGTAGCTCTCTAGATGCCCCCTCCACATCTGAGAGTACTGAGCCGTGACAGAGCGTAAACCTGCCCAGTGGATGTGTACGCTTGACGAGCGGATTCTCGAACACTTAGACGAGGATGCGCTCTCTACTCCCCAGCACATGGAGGAGATAATGAAGTTCAATGCTTCCCGTCGTCGGATTCGGGAACGTTGTCGGCTTCTCACGCGAGCTGGTCTAATCGCTCCCATCTACGCTGGGGATCATCTCTATGAAATCACCACGGACGGCCAACTATATCTCAAAGGGGAACTCGACGCCGGCGATCTCCCACGTCCGGCGTTCTGGGCTGTGTAGTCGGGTAAGCTTTTGACCCCCCAGGATGGACAGCGGGGCCGGAGGGTGGCACCTCCCGAGTCGAGCCCACTTCTGGACCGAGTCGGCACTCGACTCTTCTGGTTTTCTACATCAACTGTGAACTGGTCACTTGGTAATCTTAGGAACCGAGGGGTACGTCTCACCCCTGAATGGTAGAGGTACTATCACTAATCTAGTTGGACCACAAACAGCTTAAGACGGTTGGGGTGGAATACTGCATGCCATGCCTTCACAATCTTGTTATCCAGAAAAAGCGCCGGCTATAGATAAACTTCTGGACACGTTGAGTAATCACCTCCGGCGTCAGGTGATCGATTACTTCGAGAACCACACGCAATCCAGGACGGCATCGCTGGATGAGTTGGTCGTCTACGTGGAACGCCAAGTCCCTTCGGAGGGCCATGAACAACTGAAGTTGAATCTAATCCACGTCCATCTACCCGAGCTTGCTGAAAGAGGTTGGATCGATTACGACCGGCAAGACTACCAGATCCACTATAACGGCCATGAGAACGCTGATCGTTGGCTACGAGAGGTGCGTTCCGTGTTCCTGTAGCTCAGCCGTCCCCATTCTCTGAATGATGTTCTCTCCGGGCACGGATGCCGTGGTAGACTGCAGTGATGGACTGAACCAGAAGTGCACCGAATTCCTGCTTTCGGTAAATCTCCGGTTGGTTCCTTGATCTGCTATCCGTCCTCATCTTGTGAGGAAACCTGTATCTCTACCGCCCCATCACCCCACAGTGTGACAGTCACGCTATCAGTATCAAACTGAACAGTGGTGTTGGCACTTGCATCCTCCCGAAAGAGGTTATTGAGCGCGTCCGGATTGATATCATCGTAGAGTTGAAATTCTGAGTTCGTTAGATCTTTTCCAGTCTGGTCTTCAATAGCCCCCAGTACAGCGGTACTCAACTCTCGGTTCTGGTCTGGTTCGTACCGCTCGCGCGTTTCATCGCTGTTCGACATTACAGGGTAGAATTCCAATGTGGGCACTAATACCCCTTCCGTGTATCAGTACGCGGGTGTATACTAAACTCCAGAAGATTCCTTGTTCCTTGAATTCCGCAGACTACAGGCCTATCTCGCCCATACTCTCGATAATATTCTCCTCCGTTGGAGCGGCCAGATACGGCTCTATCGCATCATACGACGACCACCCACCGAGCGCCATCACGATCCGGGGACTCACGTTCTCCTCGACGAGCAGGTGGTTCGCCCAGCACCGCCGTAGGTCGTGCGTCGACAGCCGCCGGTAATCGTCGTCGCCGGTCGCCGCCGCTGCATCACCCGCCGCCTCTTCCACCCAGTACTGCACGGTCCGCTTCGAGCGGTCGATCAGCGGCTCGCCGTCGGCGAGCCCACGCTCCTGGACGTAGCGATTGATGACCGCCTCGAACTCGACCGGGAGCCACGTCTCGCGGTGCTTGCCGCCGTCGTACTCGCCGGTCGTGTCCTTCCCGCCGACGACCTCCAGCTCGTAATGCCGCCCGTCGCTCATCCGGTCGATGTGCTCGGGCCGCACGTCGAGCACCTCCGCGACCCGGAGCCCACAGTCGCCCATCAACCGCACCGCGATCTCGTGCTCGAAGGTGTCGGCCGCCCGCGGCAGCTCCCGGTACTCCTCCCGACTCATCCACACGTTCCAGCTCCCGTCTCTGTTGCGTTCAGTACGCATGGCGCTTCGCACTTTTCTTGAGTTACGTGCACTTCGTTCCACCGGACCAGTCGACCGGTTCACTCAGAACGGCGGAATCGCGGCGGTTCGTGGGCTGTGGGCCGCCGCAGTTGCACGTTTCTACACAAACACGCAATCGATAGGTACAGAAAAAAGCACTTACGAATACATCGTTACGGTATCACCATGCGCCGGAGATCTGTACTTGGCAGTTGTGCTCTTTCTGCCGTGAGTCTCTCGGGTTGCATATTCTGGGACACCACAAACGATGGGGAACTGAGCATCACGATCTTCGACAGGCAGTGTGAGAACGGGTCGGTAGACGTGAACTTTGACGAACGTAACCCCTCAACTGCTGTCAGCCAGAAACTTAACGAAATCGTTGATACCGGATATTACAGCGAGGATGCGGAGTATTCCTCGGCGACCCTCGAAATATACAACACACTAGACGATGCACAACTAGAAAGCGAGACTGAAGGTCGGCCGACTCTGCTGTATAACGGAAGCTGTTACGGGTACGAACTGGAACGGTCTTTCGACGATTAACCGGGGAGGACGCGAGATATTTGCCCTCTCCACTTACCATTCAATCTTGGTCATACCACCAGCAGGCTTTTCCACACAGCAATCCAACCAGCCGGTATGAGCCTCACCACGGACGACTTCACCGAGTTCATGGCCGAGGACCCCGAGGACGATCCGAGCCTCCCGCTCGGTGACGCGCTCGACGAGCTGGCAGTAGACGTCGAAGTCGACGCCGTCGAGGAAGTCCGTGACGTCCGCGAGCGGCTATGAGACTCCTCCTGGATACGAACGTTCTCGTCGCCGCCGTCACCCGTGACACGGAGCGGTCCGACGCCGCGGTGAAGCTCCTCAACGAAGCTGACGAGACGTACGTCTCCGTGCTGAATCTGATGGAACTCCGCAGCGTCCTCACGAAGAAAAAGCAGTTCGAGCGCGACCGGATCGAGCAGATCGAGAACCGGATCACATCCCGTGCCACGGTCACGTTCCCCGACGCCTCCGACATGATGGAAGCCAACCGGCTCCAGTCCGAGACGCTACTCTACCCGATGGACGCGCTGGTTCTCGCCGCGGCCGACGCCGTCGACGCTACTCTCGTTTCGTTCGACGCCGAACTCGTCGAACACGGTGCGGAACACCCGAAAGACGTAGTGTAGGGACTCTAAGTGCTTCTATAGGAAACAAAAATAGATGAAACCCTGTCCGGCCCCATCTCATGTAACTAAATCAAAATTTTTTGGTTTCTGCTCCAAGTATTCTCTGTCACCGTGGCTGATCACTCACTGGTTTCCCGGAGACGGGTTGTGGCAATCGTTGGTTCTGGAACGGTCGTAGCCTTGGCCGGCTGTTCAAGCGGAGGTCGAGATAGTGCTGGTGATGAAACTACGGAACCTGAGAACACGTCGGCTGAAGCTGACCAAACTACTGAAAACCAGACCACAGCAACACAGGAGACAGAGACTACAACTGCAACAGAGTCGCGGTTCGCTACGGAGGGGGATGATTCAGTACCTATCGAAAAAGCCCTTGAAGAATTGGTTCTTAATATGTCCGAACTGCCGGGGGATGGGTGGGAGTCCAAAGAGCCGCCCGTCTTTGCAGGTGCTGAGCGACAGTCAAACCGGGCCTTTGCTCGGGGAGACAATGAGACGGAGGTTCTGCACTGTAGTGCGGTATTAGCTGAGAATGTAGAAGATGCGCAGGAGTTCTATAACTACATCAACATTCGGAGAATAACGGGAGGTATAGAAGCCGACGAAACAATACAGCTCGATATCGCTGTGGATAGCCAATGGAGTTTCGCAGAATATGATCATCCCAGTGACGAGTCTAAAACGATAAAATTCCACCTCCTGAAATTCAGAGACGCGAACGGATTTGGGATGATTCGATGGAACAGAATTGACAGTAACATTACAAGAGACGAGATCGGTCCGTTAGGTGTGACTATGCACGAAAAATGGCGGTAGAAACCATATTGCCGGCATTCCTTACCGACTAAAATACCGTATCAATCGCAACTTTCGCTTGCTTCGTATCCCGATGGTCGCCGCCACCGTGCCACCGGAGCATCGGGAGCTTGGAGGAGTGAACGGCCTTGGACTTGAGAACCTGAATCCCGCGCCCCCACGGCTTGTACGCCGCGAACGCGTACATCCCGTTGTGGTTGCGGTGCCGGCCGTGATACTGCTTGTACAGCTTGAACGTGCCGGGCTGGCCGTTCGAGTGTTCGATCATCGCAGCCTTCAGCTCCCACGGCCGCCCATCGCTATCGCGGGCGTCGTGCCAACTGCACCGGTCGAGTTCAAGCCGGTACTCCTCCGCGAGATGCCGCTCCGCGAGCGTCCCGTACCGGTTCGCGCGGTGCGACCGGTTCCGACTCACGCGGACCACGCGCTTCGCGCGCCGATATATATACGCCTCCGCCGCCGCGCC
It encodes:
- a CDS encoding DUF7344 domain-containing protein yields the protein MPSQSCYPEKAPAIDKLLDTLSNHLRRQVIDYFENHTQSRTASLDELVVYVERQVPSEGHEQLKLNLIHVHLPELAERGWIDYDRQDYQIHYNGHENADRWLREVRSVFL
- a CDS encoding HalOD1 output domain-containing protein; amino-acid sequence: MSNSDETRERYEPDQNRELSTAVLGAIEDQTGKDLTNSEFQLYDDINPDALNNLFREDASANTTVQFDTDSVTVTLWGDGAVEIQVSSQDEDG
- a CDS encoding tyrosine-type recombinase/integrase; this encodes MRTERNRDGSWNVWMSREEYRELPRAADTFEHEIAVRLMGDCGLRVAEVLDVRPEHIDRMSDGRHYELEVVGGKDTTGEYDGGKHRETWLPVEFEAVINRYVQERGLADGEPLIDRSKRTVQYWVEEAAGDAAAATGDDDYRRLSTHDLRRCWANHLLVEENVSPRIVMALGGWSSYDAIEPYLAAPTEENIIESMGEIGL
- a CDS encoding PIN domain-containing protein; the protein is MRLLLDTNVLVAAVTRDTERSDAAVKLLNEADETYVSVLNLMELRSVLTKKKQFERDRIEQIENRITSRATVTFPDASDMMEANRLQSETLLYPMDALVLAAADAVDATLVSFDAELVEHGAEHPKDVV